A section of the Streptomyces sp. CG1 genome encodes:
- a CDS encoding DUF5994 family protein, with protein MTATIPFTPAVEARAPSSSPLRLTLAPAVAPPALIDGAWWPRSRNLTEQLPALVECLDPLWGRITRVAVSRTFWPVIPGEVPAHGHMVRVGWSNAGQDPHKLLLLSYTFGCWNLLVIPPETDPATAARLMVTATDPSRNLTASGLMQEAESFRAMAEDEADSDSLREAVWESEGGHDARHPASRTPAEAVMCHVPTPAAGV; from the coding sequence ATGACCGCGACCATTCCGTTCACACCCGCAGTCGAAGCCCGGGCCCCTTCCTCGTCACCCCTCCGACTCACGCTGGCGCCGGCCGTCGCCCCTCCGGCCCTGATCGACGGTGCCTGGTGGCCTCGTTCGCGCAACCTGACGGAGCAACTCCCGGCGCTCGTCGAATGTCTCGACCCGCTGTGGGGACGGATCACCCGGGTAGCGGTGAGCCGCACGTTCTGGCCGGTCATTCCAGGAGAAGTGCCTGCGCACGGCCACATGGTGCGCGTCGGCTGGTCCAACGCCGGGCAAGACCCGCACAAGCTGTTGCTGCTGTCCTACACGTTCGGCTGCTGGAACCTGCTGGTGATCCCACCGGAGACAGACCCGGCCACCGCGGCCCGGCTCATGGTCACGGCCACCGACCCGTCACGGAACCTCACGGCGAGCGGCCTGATGCAGGAGGCCGAAAGCTTCCGGGCCATGGCAGAGGACGAGGCCGACTCGGACTCGCTCCGGGAGGCGGTCTGGGAATCCGAAGGCGGACACGACGCCCGCCACCCGGCCTCACGTACTCCTGCTGAAGCGGTCATGTGCCACGTGCCGACCCCGGCAGCAGGAGTGTGA
- a CDS encoding slipin family protein, with the protein MQALIVLIVVIGLLAVLALALSVKVVKQYEKGVLFRFGRLVGTRSPGLRFIIPFVDALHRVSLRVVTMPIQSQGIITRDNVSVDVSAVAYFRVVDAVKSVVAVENVNAAINQIAQTTLRKVVGRHTLDETLSETDRINLDIRQILDVTTVDWGVQVTLVELKDIQLPDTMKRAMARQAEAEREKRAKIINAEGESLAAAALGDASDTMMAHPLALQLRNLQSLVEIGVDQNTTVVFPAPLMSTIGELGSFLARETAAAAPAAAAPPAGTGRTDKSLSPADNAPGTAA; encoded by the coding sequence ATGCAAGCCCTGATCGTTCTCATCGTCGTGATCGGCCTCCTGGCCGTCCTGGCCCTCGCCCTGTCCGTGAAGGTCGTCAAGCAGTACGAGAAGGGAGTGCTGTTCCGCTTCGGCCGACTCGTCGGAACACGCTCCCCGGGGCTGCGGTTCATCATCCCGTTCGTCGACGCCCTGCACCGGGTGTCGCTGCGGGTCGTCACCATGCCGATCCAGTCCCAGGGCATCATCACCCGGGACAACGTGAGCGTGGACGTGTCGGCGGTCGCCTACTTCCGGGTCGTCGACGCCGTGAAGTCGGTCGTCGCCGTCGAGAACGTCAACGCGGCGATCAACCAGATCGCCCAGACCACCCTGCGGAAGGTCGTCGGCCGGCACACGCTCGACGAGACGCTGTCGGAGACGGACCGTATCAACCTGGACATCCGCCAGATCCTCGACGTCACCACCGTCGACTGGGGTGTGCAGGTCACGCTGGTCGAGCTCAAGGACATCCAGCTGCCCGACACCATGAAGCGCGCCATGGCCCGCCAGGCCGAGGCCGAGCGGGAGAAGCGAGCGAAGATCATCAACGCTGAGGGCGAGTCCCTGGCCGCAGCCGCGCTCGGCGACGCCTCGGACACCATGATGGCCCACCCCCTGGCGCTTCAACTGCGCAATCTCCAGAGCCTGGTGGAGATCGGTGTCGACCAGAACACCACCGTCGTCTTCCCGGCCCCCCTCATGAGCACGATCGGCGAGCTCGGCTCCTTCCTCGCCCGGGAAACCGCGGCCGCTGCACCCGCCGCGGCAGCGCCACCGGCCGGCACCGGCCGCACCGACAAGTCCCTCAGCCCGGCCGACAACGCGCCCGGCACCGCGGCGTGA
- a CDS encoding DUF5994 family protein gives MDNTEGISHAGFHAGSFSARDEPRFAAKAARRRVRIMSATLHQPLPHHEPVAAPAVRLALKSDGPPRGLLDGAWWPRSRDLLSELPALTDVLDPLWGRITRIAVNPKCWPVIPHEIPVGGHVVKVGWFTPEIDPHKLLLLSYGTGRWDLLVIPPETEAESAARLMAAASDYDGPPLTASALIAADKTRHAVAAADRPLEPDEAGKHEDGPSPAAVPARTGRVSRLIIGM, from the coding sequence GTGGACAACACCGAGGGCATTTCGCACGCCGGCTTCCACGCCGGGTCGTTCTCGGCGAGAGATGAACCCCGGTTCGCCGCGAAGGCGGCCCGGAGACGGGTCCGCATCATGTCGGCGACCTTGCACCAACCCCTGCCACACCACGAGCCCGTCGCAGCCCCGGCCGTGCGTCTCGCGCTGAAGAGCGACGGTCCGCCCCGCGGCCTCCTGGACGGTGCCTGGTGGCCCCGCTCCCGGGACCTGCTGAGCGAGCTGCCCGCACTGACCGATGTGCTGGACCCCTTGTGGGGCCGCATCACCCGCATCGCCGTCAACCCGAAGTGCTGGCCGGTCATCCCGCACGAGATTCCCGTGGGCGGTCATGTCGTCAAGGTCGGCTGGTTCACCCCGGAGATCGACCCGCACAAGCTGCTGCTGCTCTCCTACGGCACCGGCCGCTGGGATCTGCTGGTCATCCCACCCGAGACCGAGGCTGAGTCGGCGGCCCGCCTGATGGCGGCCGCGTCCGACTACGACGGTCCGCCGCTGACCGCAAGCGCTCTCATCGCCGCGGACAAGACCCGGCACGCCGTCGCCGCCGCCGACCGGCCACTCGAACCGGACGAGGCAGGGAAGCACGAGGACGGCCCCTCCCCTGCGGCCGTTCCGGCACGGACCGGCCGCGTCAGTCGCCTGATCATCGGCATGTGA